The window TGTTATTCTCTTACTctgctatattattttcttcacagaaCTTAGCACCATCTGAcatcacattatttatttatttatctgtctctcctactagaatgtaagcccATTGAGAGCAGGGATTTTTATCTGGCTTATTTACCACCAGAATCCTCTCTGCCTAGAATGGTAGCTGGCACAAAGTCTGGAactcagttttttttaataaatgaattctattaataaaaaatcattaatGCCACATTTCTTGAGAAACTTTAATACTGTATGACCATTAGACTCCACAGGCTATTTTGTGGCAGTATATTGGAATGgagttccttttcttttcttttctcttttcttttcttttcttttcttttctttctttcatttcagcatattacaatgTTACaatgtacaaatgtttaggttacgtatattgcctttgccccacccaagtcagagcttcaagcgtgtccatcccctgaGAGCGCGCAATGCACccaataacattcatcaggtgtcgggcaggtaggaAGGGGGAGGAGTGGAATGGACTTTCaaggtgatatatatatatgtatatatattttttttggtcTTACCTTAGGCTGACATTTGGTCATTGGGAATTACTGCTATTGAACTAGCCAAGGGAGAGCCACCTAACTCCGATATGCATCCAATGCGAGTTCTGTTTCTTATTCCAAAAAACAATCCTCCAACTCTTGTTGGAGACTTTACTAAGTCTTTTAAGGAGTTTATTGATGCTTGCCTAAACAAAGATCCATCATTTGTGAGTATATGTTGCTATTACTACTATTTGTTTTCCATTCGTAGATCTCCTTATAATGAAGGTAGCTTTTCTTGCAGTGGGGAATACAGTGCATGTGAAAATTGTTTAAGATCCGTTCAGGAACCTGGTTCTTCCCTCTGTATTGCAAATTCTATTCAGTTCTTAACCAGAtcctcatttcctttcctcttttctctgcatctttttcTTGGTCCCCAGATTCTTCCTTATTCTATTGATCATTTCCTATTTCTAGGAGAAAGACATTCAAGAAGTAAAGTTCATTTTATATTATGTCATTATTAaagtatatgtataaatacaatgGTTTTTATtcagctgttttcatttttcatgaaaGTTATGgttaactattttatttcatgtttctttctttttttttttttttgagacagagtctcactctgttgcccaggctagagtgctgtggcgtcagcctagctcacagcaacctcagactcctgggctcaagcaatcctcctgcctcagccttccaagtagctggaactacacgcatgcgccaccatgcccggcttacttctttactttttatagaCATCCATGAGCTGTAACATTAATGTTTAGAAATGTCAACATGAAGTTGTATACTTTTCGTAGTCTAGTGAGCGTCACTCATTTACTTGGCGAATTTGATTATAGTCGTTTTACTGTTGTTAAAGCTGCTTTGTGACTTCTAGAGactaaaaatatacaagaacTGTCCAAGCTTGATATAACTATTTTAAGTTGATAATAAACtttgatattattataataaaagggAGGTATCCCCGCCCCCAGCACCTGGTGTATGCATTTAGATGCAGTAGGAATTGATGCTTGATGGAAAAGGGATTATAAGATGTGTGTagataataacaaaattatagcCTTGCTAGTTTTCATCAGTTTTTCCAATTTATAGTACCTGTGATTAAcgtattttaaagcattttgtgaaatgtttttcaatttttacttcactttctaaatcctatttttctctgcttttgagAAGGCCCTGCCTGCCAGTTGGCCAGCTTCCGCATTAGGCTTCTGCTCATTAGGCTTCCACAAATTGGGGTACTTAAAGTAGTAACTTTAATTTGGTTGACTTGAGCCACTTCAATAATAGAATTAGCTGTTTTCCTACAGCATTGTAATTGTCTTCATGTCTATAGACATACTTTTGTACCTTTAACCTTaataattcaaatgatttttatcaCCCCTTATGATCATAAAGAGTCTAGAAATAGTCATGCatccttaattttttccttagcGTCCTACAGCTAAAGAACTTCTGAAACACAAATTCAttgtaaaaaattcaaagaagacTTCTTATCTGACCGAACTGATAGATCGATTTAAgaggtggaaggcagaagggcacaGTGATGATGAATCTGATTCCGAGGGCTCTGATTCGTATGTACAAATTGTTTAATTTGTATGTGGGTATCCCATTTTAATATTGCATATCTTTTTGCTATAATCCAGTGTGTTTGCTCTGGCATAAAATATAAACCATATTCTGAGGTTTCACCTTAGAAACTGTGAAAGTCTCTTTCAGTCACAGTTTGTGGAATACAATGAATTTGGAAACATGTTTTTCTTGGAAGTGAGTAGCTCTAGTTTTAAATGGTCTCGGTCTAACCCCTAGTGGATACTTCAGTATATTAcaaaattttggaataaaattcaaTTAAAGGTGTTATATTAGTGCTTGCCCAAAGCAATAAGGAGGTATGTCTTCTTATACTTTGATGACAACCTGCAAAATCCCTCTGGAGAACTGACCTCCAGGCTTTTCCTACCTCTTGGCCACATACCAAACCATGATCAGGGGGgtacatttaaatattcatttgtgTATGATTTTTACCCCTTGACAAAATTGTGGTGTTTTGTAATGGCAGTAGTTATATGAACAATTCAACCACTAGGTGCCTAACTTAATTTAGACTAGGAAAGTCTACAGGCTACACCAGAATTTACTCCTCTATCAGCTAAAATGGCACAAAGGCAATACCAAATTTCTTTAGATAATACTCTCGGATTCCTTTATTTATCAGAATTTGCCCGACCTTTGAAAGGGGTAACATGTATCACAATATTTTGTACCCTGTTCTAATGGTTGTTAGCCTTAGCTGCCCATGAGAATCACCCAAGGAACTTTAAAGCAATCACAAGCCACACTACTGGAGATCCTAATTCAGTCTGGGGAGTGGTAGGGGACAGGTATTTATATATATGGTAGAAAGTCTCAATGGGATTCTGAACCACACCTAGAGTTGGGAACAACTGCTATTCTTTAGTAAAACGTAGCATTCACCTGAAACTGAGATCAAATACTTTTTTATACTATGGGTTTTTAAACATTGGGACAATTATCTCTTCCAATTCTACCTGCATTAATTTGGTGTTTCCACCAAGCTGAATCATTTAGGAATTTATAGGGGTGTCTTTGGCAATTTCCTTAGGGAATCCACCAGCAGGGAAAATAATACTCATCCTGAATGGAGCTTTACCACCGTGAGGAAGAAGCCTGATCCAAAGAAACTACAGAATGGCGCAGTATGTATATGGAGATAATCACTTCCTCTtgatagacttttaaaaattgtgtagtGAGATTATAATGGCCCCAGAGTGTTTGGATTTAATACCCCTAAATGCCTGTCTTCCTCACTATGTACATAGTATGCTTCATTTGTCATTAGTTCTGAGCTAATTAAGAAAAGGCAATAGAAATCGTTTAAGTGGCTGTTGgtattttgaaaatgcatttcaCCTAGAGACACATAAGCCCAGGAAATCATAGATACCTATTGTAATCCTAGAAGTTCAAGGCCTTCTAGATGGTGAATGAAAATTACTGATAGGAAGAAAGCATAGAGACTTATCTTATATAGGATCTttgggccaggggcaggggggcGGTGGTTCAAATCAGTTCCCATTTGTTATAGAATAGTTATAGAATAACTAAGaaaagtatgaatattttaatttcatgtgtATAATCTATATTATTTGTTCAAAGGAGCAAGATCTTGTGCAAACCCTGAGCTGTCTGTCAATGATAATCACACCTGCATTTGCTGAGGTAAGTGCAGGTCCATTAGCATTGAATATCTATTTTAAgtagtataatattttaaatgttatatctTTCTCAGCTTAAACAGCAGGATGAGAATAATGCTAGCAGGAATCAGGCAATTGAAGAACTTGAGAAAAGTATTGCTGTGGCTGAAGCTGCCTGTCCTGGCATCACAGATAAAATGGTGaagaaattaattgaaaaatttcaaaagtaagtttgaaatttcattgaaaaattattttgcattttctgtggGCTGTTAATTTATGATACATATAATTACCTTGATTCAATCATTTCAAGTATTGTTAGCGAAGTTATCTTTTAATATGTAGTTGTATGCTTGAAAACAGTTTTGTTTGTTGCCCATCTTAAACATTAGCTTTTGGAATTATTATCTTTACTCATAACAAGGTAGTTTTCTGGTGAATGAAATggcctggttttatttttctctccctgctAGTAGGAGTATAGAAAAAGGTCACTGAGCATATTCTTATTTGGGCTCTTGTAAACATCATTTTGGGAATGCTTTCGCTCTTGCCACTACCCTCAGAATTTGAAGAAACACCACTATTTGCATGTCTCCAGTGCTAAATTCCTAAGTTTGACCCCCCTATAAAAAGTTAGGGAAAGGTTTTAGGTAGGGGGACTAAAAGGCCCATATGTTCCACTTTATTTTCGATGCTGTCTCTTGAAATATTAGCTTGATTTTGTTCACATTCAAAGAAGttcttacatttaatttttaaacttttttaaacaaGACctttatatgcacacacatatattaatgcTTCTTAGCTCAAGCAAGCTGTAAAGTGATACTAATTTTAGCCTTAATCCCATTATATCTCTTCTCAGtgcatctttatatttctttgtatttgtgaTGCACTGGGATCAAGTTGGAACAAACTATGTGGCCTGTAAAATCACACAGTCTCAAGGAGCTTTCTATCTGATAAGGCCCACTTATACTCATAAACTATAAAGCTCCTCTTAAAATCCCTTAGTTTTCAATGGAAAACTTCCATCTGTTTTCCAATTTGCAAACAATTGGAAGTTGTAAAATCAGATGCAGAAGggatttttgaattgttttttatattttaacatctaCATGATGAGATTCCATGAAAAGTATTTATCTCATTTGCTGAATCAGTTTCTTCATTGCAGGGTTtgtacaaatgaaaaacaaacatgcaTATGTGCAGCGATttaagtttttcttaattttataggTGTTCAGCAGATGAATCCCCCTAAGAAACTTCTTATTATTGGCTTGTGTTTCATATGGACCCAGAGAAACCCACCAAAGCTATTTCAAGCTTAACAATGCTTAGCTCGTGAGCTCCATGTGCCTTTTGG of the Lemur catta isolate mLemCat1 chromosome X, mLemCat1.pri, whole genome shotgun sequence genome contains:
- the STK26 gene encoding serine/threonine-protein kinase 26, whose amino-acid sequence is MAHSPVAVQVPGMQNNIADPEELFTKLERIGKGSFGEVFKGIDNRTQQVVAIKIIDLEEAEDEIEDIQQEITVLSQCDSSYVTKYYGSYLKGSKLWIIMEYLGGGSALDLLRAGPFDEFQIATMLKEILKGLDYLHSEKKIHRDIKAANVLLSEQGDVKLADFGVAGQLTDTQIKRNTFVGTPFWMAPEVIQQSAYDSKADIWSLGITAIELAKGEPPNSDMHPMRVLFLIPKNNPPTLVGDFTKSFKEFIDACLNKDPSFRPTAKELLKHKFIVKNSKKTSYLTELIDRFKRWKAEGHSDDESDSEGSDSESTSRENNTHPEWSFTTVRKKPDPKKLQNGAEQDLVQTLSCLSMIITPAFAELKQQDENNASRNQAIEELEKSIAVAEAACPGITDKMVKKLIEKFQKCSADESP